In Amyelois transitella isolate CPQ chromosome 28, ilAmyTran1.1, whole genome shotgun sequence, the following are encoded in one genomic region:
- the LOC106137554 gene encoding MIP18 family protein galla-2: MTKLADNVNPDVYEKGSEREVTSADHDEDVTDEFDEREIFDLIRNINDPEHPLTLEELHVVEEKNIAVNNKENTVDVTFTPTIPHCSMATLIGLSIRVQLLRALPSRFKVTVSVTEGTHMSEHAVNKQLADKERVAAALENNNLVQIINQCVAVK, encoded by the exons atgaccAAACTAGCGGATAATGTTAATCCCGACGTTTACGAGAAAGGTTCCGAGCGAGAGGTAACTTCCGCAGACCACGACGAGGATGTAACAGATGAGTTTGACGAACGGGAAATTTTCGACCTTATCCGGAACATCAACGATCCTGAACACCCCCTGACCTTGGAGGAGCTTCATGTGGTGGAAGAGAAGAATATTGCGGTCAATAATAAGGAGAATACGGTGGACGTGACGTTTACGCCGACTATTCCTCATTGCAGTATGGCTACTTTGATAG GCTTATCGATCCGAGTGCAACTCCTGCGAGCCCTGCCCAGCCGGTTCAAAGTGACCGTATCGGTAACAGAAGGCACCCACATGTCAGAACATGCAGTCAATAAACAATTGGCTGACAAGGAACGAGTGGCGGCAGCTTTGGAGAACAACAATCTTGTACAGATTATCAATCAATGTGTTGCTGTCAAATAG